ACTATTCAAGAAAAATTTATAACTTGTTGACAAATTTATATCTCTCTGCTAATCTTATCACCGTTTTAAAAACGTTGGCACTCATTAATAACGACTGCTAAGACAAAAAATTTTTTAGGAGGTGAGTAATTAACAATGACAGAGAGACAATTAAGCATAATTTTAGCCGTTGTCTATGAATATATCATGACAGGAGAACCTGCGGGATCTCGTACTATCACAAAAAAATATATTCGCGGCTTGAGTCCTGCAACTATTCGCAACGAAATGGCCGATCTTGAAGAGATGGGATATTTTTATCAGCCTCATACATCTTCAGGAAGACTCCCGACTGCGAGGGCTTATAGAGTTTACGTTGACTCAGTTACAGCAAGAGCAAGACATCACACACACGAGGCCGATATAAGACGTGAGATTTTAGGCAGTAAAAGCGGCATTGAAGATCTGTTAAACCACGTTACCCACCTTATGGCAAGATTGACAAATTGTGTCGCAGTCGCAGCAGTTCCCAGTCTTGACGGAGCAGAAATTCAGCACATTGATTTAATGCTGATGGGCGGGAATAATGTTCTAGCTTTGATAGTTCTTAAGGGCGGGCTCGTACATCATTCACAATTTAATTTGCCCTATGAAGTATCGCAGGGAGTCCTTGAAGATTTGACTCGTAAAATTAACACAGTTGCATGCGGTCATTCTTGGAACGAGGTAAGAGGGACTCTTTATCACTATGTTCAAAACGAACTTGAAGAGGCCGAACTGTCATGCAAGGGAGCTATTAAGGCACTTGATAAATTTTTGACTGATCAGAATTATAAATTTTATTCGAGTGCAGCGAGTCAGATTCTTGATTTGCCGCATTTTCAGACTTTATCAAGATTGCAGGCAGTATTAAATTTGCTGGAACAGGAAAAGCCCTTAGCTCACATGATCGACAAGTGCAGGGAGTCAAAAGAGTTAAATATTTCTCTAGGTGAAGAGAATGAGGACGAAAGAATGTCAGATAATGCTATGATTTTGATTCCAGCTCGGCCAAGGCAGCAAAAAGCAGTACTGGGACTAATAGGGCCGCTAAGAATGGATTACGAGAAATCTATCAGCGTGCTTGAGAGTGTCGCGGAAATCTTAGACGAGGATGCGGAGGAATGATTTAATCTCATGGCAGAATTTGAACAGGAACAAGAAAATTTAACGCCTGAGTCAGAATCAATACAAGAACAGAAACAGGAAAATTTAACGCCTGATTTAGACGCTAAAATCAAGGAACTTGAACACGAACTCGCAGTATCACGAGCAGATTTCTATAATTACAGGCAGCGCACAATAAAGGAAAAATCCCAGACAAGACAGCGGGCACAGGAAGATGTAATAATTGAAATTTTGCCGGTGCTTGATAATCTTGACAGGGCATTAGAGTCAGCAAAAAACGGGGGGGATATTCTTTCAGGCGTTGAAATGGTACAAAGGCAATTTATTAATGTGCTTGAGAATTTAGGCGTTACTGCAATTAAATCAACTGGTGAAAATTTTAATCCGGCTTTACACGACGCTTCAGGCACTGAATTAACAGATAATCCCGAACTTGACGGCAAAATCATAAGCGAAATATTACGGGGTTATCGCACTAAAGAAAGAATTTTGCGGCCTTCACAGGTTACAGTTGGAAAAATGGCAAATTAGCAGATTAGCAAGTTATATAAATATATTATAAAAATGGAGGAAAAATTATCATGTCAAAGGTTGTAGGAATAGATTTAGGAACGACAAATAGCTGCATAGCAGTGCAGGAGGGCGATCAGACTACTATTATTCCAAATAATGAGGGTGCACGGACGACTCCTTCAGTTGTTGCATTCACAAAAGAAGGTGAAAGACTCGTAGGGCAGCTCGCAAAACGTCAGGCAATAGTAAACGCTGACAGAACTATAATGTCAATTAAGCGCGAAATGGGCACGGACTACAGAGTTACTATAGACGGCAAAAAATATACACCTCAAGAAATAAGCGCGATGATTTTGCAGAAATTAAAACGTGACGCAGAGGATTATTTAGGCGAACCTGTTACACAAGCAGTTATCACAGTGCCGGCATATTTCACTGATGCACAGAGACAGGCGACAAAGGACGCGGGGGCAATTGCTGGACTCGAAGTCTTGAGAATCATTAACGAACCTACTGCGGCATGTCTTGCTTATGGTGAAAATAAGAAAGATGAGCATAAAATTTTAGTGTTCGATTTAGGCGGCGGCACGTTTGATGTTTCTATTCTTGATGTCGGAGAAGGAGTCTTTGAAGTCCTTGCTACGGCGGGAGATAACAGACTCGGCGGCGATGACTGGGACAATAGAATCGTTGAATATATTGCTGAAAATTTCAAGAAGTCAGAAGGCATTGACTTACATAATGACAATATGGCCATGCAGAGATTACGCGAGGCAGCAGAGAAGGCAAAAATTGAGCTTTCAAACATGACCGAGACGACAATATCACTGCCATTTATCACGGCAAATCAGACCGGCCCGAAACACTTAGAGATGAAGTTAACTCGCGCTAAGTTCGAGGAAATGACGGTAGATTTACTTGACAGGACAATTAAGCCCACGCAGCGAGCATTAGAAGATTCGGGACTCAGAGCAAGCGAAATCGATAAAATTTTGTTAGTCGGCGGCTCGACTCGTATGCCCATGGTACAGAAAAAAATCGTTGATTTACTCGGCAAGGAACCCACTAAGGGCATTAATCCCGATGAGTGTGTTGCAGCAGGTGCGGCGATTCAGGGCGCAATTCTCAAGGGAGATCATAAAGATATAGTGCTTGTTGACGTAACGCCTTTAACACTTGGAATTGAGACTCTTGGCGGAGTAATGACAAAGATGATCGAGCGTAATACGGCAATCCCCGCGCAGCAGACTCAAGTTTTCACGACAGCAGCAGATAATCAGCCTCAAGTTGAGATCGCAGTCTTTCAGGGTGAACGTCCTATGGCGCAGGATAATGTCAAGCTCGGACAATTTACACTCGACGGAATAGCTCCGGCACCCCGCGGAATTCCTCAGATTGAGGTTACATTTAATATTGACACAAACGGGATTCTTAACGTTTCAGCTAAGGACAAAGGCACCGGCAAGGAACAAAAAATTACGATTCAATCTTCTAACTTGTCAAAAGAGGACATTGAGAGAATGAAACGCGACGCAGAAGCCCACGCCGATGAAGACGAGAAAAAACGCAGTTCCGCAGAAGCACGCAACGAGGCCGACGCAGCAGTTTTCGGGGCTGAAAAATTAATGAACGATCTAGGCGATAAGATGACTCCTGAGGAGAAGGGCAGAGTCAACACGAAAATTGACGCTCTCAAGAAAGCAATCGAGTCAGGCAATGAAGCTAATATGAAGAGTGCTAAATCAGAACTTGAGAAAACTATGCAAGAATTCGGCGCGAGATTATATCAACAAAACGCAGGAGCAGGAAACCCCGGCGCAAATTTCACGGGCGGCAACCCCGGCGCAAATAACTCAAGCAATAACGATAATGATACAGTTGACGCTGAATTTAGCGATAAGAATTAATAATTTAGCGTAAAAATTTATTCTCCCCTCTGGTAAATCAAGCCGGAGGGAATTTTTTTGCGTTTATGCTGTAAAATAATATAAAATTTTCAAGACTTTATTTATTATTATTATTTAAGAAGGGAATTATTTAATTGCACGATAAAATTTTACTTGAATCAGAAAAATTACGGGACTCAATGGTCGAGGCTCTTACGCGTTTATGCAGGATTCCGGCTGTATCACCTCAAAACGGCGGCACGGGCGAGTCAGCAAAAATTAACGAGCTTAGACTAATTATAGATTCGCTTGGACTCGATAAAGCATCGCTAAAACTTGAATTTGTAGAAGATCCTACCAGCGTTAGACCTTCTTTATTTCTTGAATACCCCGGCAGAAAATCACAGCGTATTTGCATTTTGACTCATGTCGATATAGTACCTGAAGGCGATCGAGCTTTATGGACCGTCGACCCGTTTAACCCGGTTATTAAAGGCTCAAGACTCTACGGGCGGGGAGTCAGCGATAACGGGAATGCTTTAATTGCGTCATTATTTGCCCTGAAAGCGTTAATTAATTCAGGCGTTGAACCCGAATATACTATTTTGCTTGCTTTCGTTGCTGATGAAGAAATGGGAAGTCATTACGGACTAGAGAAATTATTAGAACGCGAAATATTTAAACCTGATGATTTAATTATAGTTCCTGATTCAGGAAATGACGCGGGCGATTTCATAGAGACAGCGGAGAAGGCAAGACTCGCGCTTTCTTTCACAGTAATTGGCAAACAAGTACACGCCTCAATGCCTAATATGGGACTCAATGCCTGCAGAGTTGCAAATATGCTCGCTTATGAAGTAGACGAGGCACTGAATAAAACTTTTACGGAAAATGACAATAATTTTGATGTTCCCTATTCAACTTTTGAGCCGACAAGAAGACTCGCTAATGTCCCGAATACAAATACAGTGCCGGGGCGTGAAAGATTTGATTTTGACTGTAGAATTTTGCCGAGCGTTAATCTTGATGAAGTTATAGCACTCGTTAAAAAAATTTGCGATAAAGTATCACAAGAGACAGGAGCAGCTATAAATCTTGAAATCTCACGTGAAGACTCAGCGACTCCGACAAGTTCAGACTCTGAAGTCGTAAAATTATTAAGCAAATCTATTCGTGAAGTCCTAAAAATTGAGCCTAAAACAGGAGGAATCGGCGGAGGAACTTTCGCGGCACTGTTCAGACGTAAAAATATTCCCGCTGCTGTATGGTCTCAAGAATGCGACGGAGTTGCACACATGCCCGACGAATACACAGAAATAAATTATCTTGTGAATAATGCGAAAGTTTTCGCGCTTATGATGGCCGGGGCTTAGAGAAAAAAATTTTTGAGGAGCAATATTTATTAACGCACCCTCGATGACATAAAAATTTATAACTTGCGCAATAAATCATATAACATAGCGGCTGATTTTTCCCAGCTATATTTTTTCAGTACGAGATCGGCCGCTGTTGTTTGTACCGGGTCAGGTAAAATCGGCTCATAGGGATTAATATATTCCACGCTGTCTCCGTAAACCTCGTGCATTATTTCAGTATCAGAAACAAGGACTCTTTTAGCTCCTGCGCTCAATGCCTCAAGCGGAGGGATTCCGAAACCTTCATAAAATGTCGGGAAAATAAAGCCCTTACACTCACGCATTAAAGTTTTTGCCTCACTATCTGAGACATAACCGATTAATTTCATATTATTGGGATATTCAAAATTTAATCCATTGCCATAGACATTTTTATTTATTCCGCCTGCTACTGCGAAAATCTCATCAGGATATTTTTTTGCGGCTTGTGCCAGCCAGTTTAAATTTTTATTTGGCTCGATACTGCTAATTGAGAAGAAAAATTTTCCGGATTCAAGATTATATTTGCTTAATGCGTCATCACTATAGGGAATTCTTAAATAGTGCTGCCAAGCGTTAGGAATAACTGTAATTCTCTCTGGGGGGGGGGCAATATGATAATACTTCATTATTTCACGCTTTGAGAATTCAGAGACGGTAATAATTGCCCTTGCACGTTTCATTTCATTGGCAAATAAAAGCCTATACCAGAGCAGAAATTTTTTTGTAAGATCATGAGGGCGAGCCTTTATTCTCATGTCATGAATAACAACTATACCGGGTGAAATTAATGGAGCTGTATTGCATAAATTAAGAGAAATTGCGCCCTTTTTCTTCACATATATAGGGAATGAAATATGCTCCCATGCTCGATTATGCAATTTTCCTACACTTGTAACTTTGATATTCTTATAGTCAGGAACATTGACAGTTTCCGGAGGTATTGCGATCTCAAATTCATCAGGACTTGAGATATTATCGAGACCCATTACAAGCTCCCTAGAGTAACGCTGTGATCCTGTTAACCTAGCAGCAAGAAATCGTCCGTTAATTATTATTTTCTGCATATTTATATAAACCTCGCATATTTATAATTATTGATGATTATACTATTTTTTGCGCTTTGATGTTATTTTCTGCCAAAGTGATATATACTGCTCATGCAAAAATGACGGGTAATCAACATTTAAAGGCGGTCTCTCCCATTTATAAATATCGTGTTTATTTGTTAAATAACGCTTAAAATTTGCCGGTGTATCATCGTCGATTAATATAGCTTTATTAGATTCTCGCTGTGAGTCAAGAAATTCTCTAAATCCGTCTAAATTGCCGCTCTGCCAAACGTCAAAAGATTCGGGGCGTTCAACTTTTGCACCTGCTGCCATGAGTAAATAACCGCTTGAGCCTGATAAATCGCAAAATGTAATATCCTTCAAGACTTGGCCGACTAAAATCGAACTTGATAATCTTGCTTGAAACTCGGCGAGCCTTCTTTGATAATGCGGGTAATTCTGAACGTCCCATTCTGACAAGGCCGTCAAAATTCTTTGTGCTACAAATGGAATAACAGAAGGATCTGACAACGAATTTAATTTTACAGGGAAGGGCGAATATAAGCAGCGAATCACAAAATTTTTATTATTATTCTCGTCAATGCCGGCCGCTTTCAAATCACTTGAGTCAATCGCTATAATTCTTGAATCCTTCTCAAGTTCACGCAAAATCTTCCCTTTTTCAGATAATACTAACTCGCCGCTTGAATTCCAGACTCTTAACGGTATAACTTCAACTTCAGGGCCGCCTATAAAATTAGCCAGCAAAGCCAGCCACGGATGAGTTACTGCAATACGCAATTTTCCATTTTCACCCTCACCCGAATAGCTGACTCCGCCGGCAAATAATAAAATCATAAATATAATTGCAACTTTACGCGCCAAATCTGCCCCTCAAATCTTTAAGAATCAAATCCGCGACTTTTGCCTCTGCCCCTTTTCGAGTCCTGTCTGACTCAATGTGTTCAAATCCGTACATTCTGAGTCTTACTTCAAAAGTTGGAGCATGTGAAGGCCCCTTTGTCGAGATTAATTCATATTTAGGGAGCGGCATTCCGCGGGCTTGCAGCCACATTTGAAGATTTAATTTAGGATCAGGCCCCGCGCCCTGTTCTTCTGAGTCGCTCAAGAATAATTTTTTTATGACCCTTTCAGCTGAACCGACTCCGCCGTCAAGACACACCGCACCGAGTAAAGCCTCTAAAGCATTCCCGCAAATTGATTTAGGTAATTCGCCCGTCTTCATTGCGTGGCCGTGTAATAATAAATATGGGACTCTCAATGCCTCAGCCCTGCGATAAAGTGAGTCGCTCTTCACGAGTTCCGCGCGCATCCGTGTTAATTCGCCCTCGTTAGCATCAGGGTACATCCTGAATAACGACCTAGCAATTATAAAGCTCAACACAGAGTCGCCCATAAATTCGAGCCTCTCATTGTTATATGGCAGCCCGTACTCATGAGCAAATGAAGAATGACATAATGCCTCCTCTAACAACATTTTATCGTCAAAAGTATAGCCGAGCCCGTCTTCTAAAAAATTTATCTCGTGTTCGTCGAGTCTCTGTTTCTTTCTTAGTGCTTCTAAATCAAATTCATTCATTAAAGGCCGTATCTCCCAAAAGCTAAGACTCCATTATGACCGCCGAAGCCGAAACTATTTACAAGCAATCTATCAACCTTGCGATTTACCCCTGAACCGGTCGCAATATTTATATCGCATTCAGGATCCGGAGTCTCATAATTCAAAGTCGGATGTATAAATCCTTCTTCTATTGCCTGAAGAGACGCGATTACTTCAAGACCTCCCGCAGCTCCTAGACAATGGCCGATCATTGATTTAGTTGATGTTACAGTTATATTTTTTGCGTTCTCACCGAAAACTTTATTAATCATTCCGGCCTCCATTTTGTCATTTAAGCCCGTTGAAGTCCCATGAGCGTTAATATAATCGACTTGATTTAATTCCCAGCCTGACATTTTTAGAGCCTTATTAGTTGCATAGGCTGCTCCTTTTGCTTCAGGATCGGGGGCTGTAATATGTCCTGCGTCGCATGAAGTCCCGTAGCCCGTGAACTCTGCGTAAATATGCGCTCCCCTTGCAAGTGCGTGCTCTAACTCTTCAAGAACTACAACGCCCGCGCCTTCTCCCATTACGAATCCATCGCGATTTTTGTCAAACGGCCTGCTTGCGTGTTCGGGGTCGTCATTCTTAGTAGATAGTGCCTTCATTGATGCAAAACCTGCTATGCTAATAGCCCGTAATGCTGCCTCAGTGCCTCCTGAAATAATTACGTCCGCATCGTCGCGAATAATTGCGTGATATGCCTCACCCATTGAGTGCAAAGAAGTAGCGCACGCTGTAACAACGCACAAATTCGGCCCCTTAGCTCCTAAGACAATAGCAACATATGCCGTTGACATGTTACTAATCATCATGGGAATAAAATAGGGACTCACACGCCGCGAACCTTTTTCAAGCATGACTCTGAAATTATTAAATGATGTCTCGATTCCGCCCTGACCTGTTCCGATATAAACGCCGAGTCTATATGGATCTATACTTGTTAAATCAAGTCCGGAGTCTTCAACTGCGAGTTTTGCGGCTGCTACTGCAAATTGTATAGCTCTGTCTGATCTCTTTGCTTCTTTACCGGGCATGTATAAAGACGGGTCAAAATTTTTTATTTCAGCTCCGAACGTAATCGGACAGTCGCCTAATTCAAAAGTTGTTATCGGGCCGATTCCGTTTTTGCCTTCTCTGAGTGCCTGCCAGTAATCTTTTTTTCCAATCGCAATGGGACTAACTGGGCCTAAACCTGTAACAACTACTCTGCGTCTGCTCAAATAAAATCACTCTCCTAATAAATATATAATAAAACGGGGCAGGAAATAAGAATCCTCACCCCGCAGTAAACAGCATAAATTAATTAGTCTTCTACACCGATTTTCTCAAGTGTGTAGTTCATTGCCTCACCTACTGAAGTAAGTTTTTCGGCATCCTCGTCGGGGATCTCAATATCAAATTCTTCTTCGATTCCCATTATAAGCTCAACTATATCAAGCGAGTCAGCTCCGAGATCTTCTACAAATGTTTTTTCAGGAGTTACCTGATCTGCTTCAACGTCAAGACGGTCAGAAACTATTGCGACCAATTTTGCGAGTACTTCGTCTTTCTTCATAGCTATTAAATTCACCTCCTTAATATAATTCACCGTATATATACATTAAATCATTGTCATTCCCCCGTCAACTGCGAGGACTTGACCTGTTATATATGAGCTGCTTTCACCTGCAAAGAAAATCACGGCTTTTGCTACTTCTTCCGGACTTCCCATTCTTCCCGCCGGTATAGATTTGAGTATATCAGCTTTTATCTCAGGTTTCAAAATTTCCGTCATAGAAGTCTCAATAAATCCCGGTGCGATTGCATTTGCCGTGATACCTCGTGAGGCATATTCGCGGGCTGTTGATTTAGTAAAGCCTATTATACCCGCCTTTGACGCTGAATAATTTGCCTGCCCTGCGTTACCAGTTAAGCCGACAACTGACGAAATATTTATGATCCGGCCGAATTTATTTTTTGCCATGTCTCTAATAGCTGATTTCGTGCAGTTAAATACAGAATTTAAATTTGCGCTTATTACTTGCTGCCACTCTTCGGGCTTCATTCGCATTAAAAGATTGTCGCGGGTTATTCCGGC
This genomic interval from Synergistaceae bacterium contains the following:
- the hrcA gene encoding heat-inducible transcription repressor HrcA, with amino-acid sequence MTERQLSIILAVVYEYIMTGEPAGSRTITKKYIRGLSPATIRNEMADLEEMGYFYQPHTSSGRLPTARAYRVYVDSVTARARHHTHEADIRREILGSKSGIEDLLNHVTHLMARLTNCVAVAAVPSLDGAEIQHIDLMLMGGNNVLALIVLKGGLVHHSQFNLPYEVSQGVLEDLTRKINTVACGHSWNEVRGTLYHYVQNELEEAELSCKGAIKALDKFLTDQNYKFYSSAASQILDLPHFQTLSRLQAVLNLLEQEKPLAHMIDKCRESKELNISLGEENEDERMSDNAMILIPARPRQQKAVLGLIGPLRMDYEKSISVLESVAEILDEDAEE
- a CDS encoding nucleotide exchange factor GrpE; the protein is MAEFEQEQENLTPESESIQEQKQENLTPDLDAKIKELEHELAVSRADFYNYRQRTIKEKSQTRQRAQEDVIIEILPVLDNLDRALESAKNGGDILSGVEMVQRQFINVLENLGVTAIKSTGENFNPALHDASGTELTDNPELDGKIISEILRGYRTKERILRPSQVTVGKMAN
- the dnaK gene encoding molecular chaperone DnaK; this translates as MSKVVGIDLGTTNSCIAVQEGDQTTIIPNNEGARTTPSVVAFTKEGERLVGQLAKRQAIVNADRTIMSIKREMGTDYRVTIDGKKYTPQEISAMILQKLKRDAEDYLGEPVTQAVITVPAYFTDAQRQATKDAGAIAGLEVLRIINEPTAACLAYGENKKDEHKILVFDLGGGTFDVSILDVGEGVFEVLATAGDNRLGGDDWDNRIVEYIAENFKKSEGIDLHNDNMAMQRLREAAEKAKIELSNMTETTISLPFITANQTGPKHLEMKLTRAKFEEMTVDLLDRTIKPTQRALEDSGLRASEIDKILLVGGSTRMPMVQKKIVDLLGKEPTKGINPDECVAAGAAIQGAILKGDHKDIVLVDVTPLTLGIETLGGVMTKMIERNTAIPAQQTQVFTTAADNQPQVEIAVFQGERPMAQDNVKLGQFTLDGIAPAPRGIPQIEVTFNIDTNGILNVSAKDKGTGKEQKITIQSSNLSKEDIERMKRDAEAHADEDEKKRSSAEARNEADAAVFGAEKLMNDLGDKMTPEEKGRVNTKIDALKKAIESGNEANMKSAKSELEKTMQEFGARLYQQNAGAGNPGANFTGGNPGANNSSNNDNDTVDAEFSDKN
- a CDS encoding M20 family metallo-hydrolase, which gives rise to MVEALTRLCRIPAVSPQNGGTGESAKINELRLIIDSLGLDKASLKLEFVEDPTSVRPSLFLEYPGRKSQRICILTHVDIVPEGDRALWTVDPFNPVIKGSRLYGRGVSDNGNALIASLFALKALINSGVEPEYTILLAFVADEEMGSHYGLEKLLEREIFKPDDLIIVPDSGNDAGDFIETAEKARLALSFTVIGKQVHASMPNMGLNACRVANMLAYEVDEALNKTFTENDNNFDVPYSTFEPTRRLANVPNTNTVPGRERFDFDCRILPSVNLDEVIALVKKICDKVSQETGAAINLEISREDSATPTSSDSEVVKLLSKSIREVLKIEPKTGGIGGGTFAALFRRKNIPAAVWSQECDGVAHMPDEYTEINYLVNNAKVFALMMAGA
- a CDS encoding glycosyltransferase family 4 protein; translated protein: MQKIIINGRFLAARLTGSQRYSRELVMGLDNISSPDEFEIAIPPETVNVPDYKNIKVTSVGKLHNRAWEHISFPIYVKKKGAISLNLCNTAPLISPGIVVIHDMRIKARPHDLTKKFLLWYRLLFANEMKRARAIITVSEFSKREIMKYYHIAPPPERITVIPNAWQHYLRIPYSDDALSKYNLESGKFFFSISSIEPNKNLNWLAQAAKKYPDEIFAVAGGINKNVYGNGLNFEYPNNMKLIGYVSDSEAKTLMRECKGFIFPTFYEGFGIPPLEALSAGAKRVLVSDTEIMHEVYGDSVEYINPYEPILPDPVQTTAADLVLKKYSWEKSAAMLYDLLRKL
- the rnc gene encoding ribonuclease III, translating into MNEFDLEALRKKQRLDEHEINFLEDGLGYTFDDKMLLEEALCHSSFAHEYGLPYNNERLEFMGDSVLSFIIARSLFRMYPDANEGELTRMRAELVKSDSLYRRAEALRVPYLLLHGHAMKTGELPKSICGNALEALLGAVCLDGGVGSAERVIKKLFLSDSEEQGAGPDPKLNLQMWLQARGMPLPKYELISTKGPSHAPTFEVRLRMYGFEHIESDRTRKGAEAKVADLILKDLRGRFGA
- the fabF gene encoding beta-ketoacyl-ACP synthase II, with the protein product MSRRRVVVTGLGPVSPIAIGKKDYWQALREGKNGIGPITTFELGDCPITFGAEIKNFDPSLYMPGKEAKRSDRAIQFAVAAAKLAVEDSGLDLTSIDPYRLGVYIGTGQGGIETSFNNFRVMLEKGSRRVSPYFIPMMISNMSTAYVAIVLGAKGPNLCVVTACATSLHSMGEAYHAIIRDDADVIISGGTEAALRAISIAGFASMKALSTKNDDPEHASRPFDKNRDGFVMGEGAGVVVLEELEHALARGAHIYAEFTGYGTSCDAGHITAPDPEAKGAAYATNKALKMSGWELNQVDYINAHGTSTGLNDKMEAGMINKVFGENAKNITVTSTKSMIGHCLGAAGGLEVIASLQAIEEGFIHPTLNYETPDPECDINIATGSGVNRKVDRLLVNSFGFGGHNGVLAFGRYGL
- the acpP gene encoding acyl carrier protein; amino-acid sequence: MKKDEVLAKLVAIVSDRLDVEADQVTPEKTFVEDLGADSLDIVELIMGIEEEFDIEIPDEDAEKLTSVGEAMNYTLEKIGVED
- the fabG gene encoding 3-oxoacyl-[acyl-carrier-protein] reductase — encoded protein: MLALVTGASRGIGRAIAIELAKNNFDVAINCSKSIDSAQNVKDEIINLGRKCEIFQADVSDYIQTEEMFKAIKSFFNESVSILVNNAGITRDNLLMRMKPEEWQQVISANLNSVFNCTKSAIRDMAKNKFGRIINISSVVGLTGNAGQANYSASKAGIIGFTKSTAREYASRGITANAIAPGFIETSMTEILKPEIKADILKSIPAGRMGSPEEVAKAVIFFAGESSSYITGQVLAVDGGMTMI